A window of the Methyloprofundus sp. genome harbors these coding sequences:
- a CDS encoding Cu(I)/Ag(I) efflux system membrane protein CusA/SilA: MISSIIASSIKNRMIVLILAILLGVGGYWSYKNMPLDAIPDLSDVQVIVFTEFPGQSPQVVEDQVTYPLTTAMLAVPYSKVVRGYSFFGLSFVYIIFEDGTDLYWARSRVLESLNYVSGDLPQGVTPTLGPDATGVGWVYEYALVDKTGQHDLAQLRSLQDWYLRYPLQTVKGVSEVASIGGFVKQYQVEVDPNALQAYNIPLSKVKQAIIRSNNDVGGRLVEMAETEYMVRGLGYIRSIADLNTIPVGVDANGTPIRLKDIAHVQLGPELRRGLVELNGEGEVAGGVIIMRFGENAQATIQAVKDKLEELKKGLPAGVEIIPVYDRSDLITRAVETLNTALIQELIIVSVLVGLFLLHLRSSLVIVISLPLGILIAFIVMRFQGLNANIMSLGGIAIAIGDMVDGAIVMVENAHKHLAEMREQKQRDLTSEERWQAIREASSEVGPALFFSLLIITVSFIPIFTMQAQEGRLFSPLAFTKSYAMGAAAILTVTVVPVLLGYFIRGKVIPEHKNPINRGLHFLHSPVLNIAMRFRGITLIIAALLLGSTYYPLSKIGSEFMPPLNEGDILYMPTTFPGISITKARELLQQTDKILKTFPEVHHVFGKVGRADTATDAAPLSMMETTIRLKPKDQWPDPDKTMKQLMSEMDKAIQFPGLANAWTMPIKTRIDMLSTGIKTPIGIKVSGPDLNVLQNLSEQIEMAMKSLPETTSAFGDRAVGGYYMDFDIDREAAARYGLTVGDVQDVIQSAIGGMNITETVEGLERYPVNLRYPRELRDNRESLKRVLIPTPTGSQIPLALVAELKLRRGPPSIKSEDARPNAWIYVDISSSDIGGFVEQAKKVLAEQVKIPAGYTVTWSGQFEYMERAAKRLKIVVPITLMLIFFLLYLTFGNMMEPVIVMLSVPFGLIGGIWIVYVYGFNLSVAVYVGFIALAGTAAETGVMVLNFIDIEMAKVRKQKQQLLSSKEIRAVVESATALRVRPVAITAFSTMIGLIPIMWSTGTGADVTQRIAAPVLGGMFTVLLLTLLVFPVIYSLVLEFQEWMKRRQIQPEEVK, from the coding sequence ATGATTAGTTCCATCATAGCAAGCTCCATTAAAAATCGCATGATCGTACTGATTTTGGCGATTTTGCTTGGCGTGGGAGGGTATTGGTCATACAAAAATATGCCATTGGATGCCATTCCCGACCTATCAGATGTGCAAGTGATTGTCTTTACCGAGTTCCCTGGGCAATCTCCACAGGTTGTTGAGGATCAAGTAACCTATCCTTTAACCACGGCGATGCTGGCTGTTCCTTACTCAAAAGTTGTACGGGGGTATTCTTTTTTTGGACTTTCTTTTGTCTATATTATTTTTGAAGATGGCACTGATCTTTATTGGGCGCGTTCTCGTGTATTAGAGTCCTTAAATTATGTCAGTGGTGATTTGCCACAAGGTGTTACCCCCACATTAGGTCCTGATGCAACAGGGGTCGGATGGGTATATGAATACGCTTTGGTTGATAAAACGGGGCAACATGATCTAGCACAATTGCGCTCTTTGCAGGACTGGTACTTACGTTATCCGTTACAAACGGTTAAAGGGGTCTCTGAAGTGGCTTCCATTGGGGGCTTTGTTAAACAATATCAGGTTGAAGTTGATCCGAATGCTCTACAGGCATACAACATTCCACTCTCTAAGGTTAAGCAGGCGATTATTCGCTCTAATAATGATGTCGGTGGGCGCCTGGTCGAAATGGCAGAAACCGAATATATGGTACGTGGATTAGGCTATATTCGTTCAATAGCGGATTTAAATACTATTCCTGTCGGCGTAGATGCCAATGGTACGCCGATACGCTTGAAAGATATTGCCCATGTCCAGTTAGGGCCTGAATTACGTCGTGGCCTGGTTGAACTTAATGGTGAGGGCGAAGTAGCGGGTGGTGTGATTATTATGCGCTTTGGCGAAAACGCACAGGCAACCATTCAAGCCGTTAAAGACAAGCTGGAAGAACTCAAAAAAGGTCTACCCGCAGGAGTGGAAATTATTCCCGTGTATGACCGTAGTGATTTAATCACTCGGGCAGTTGAAACATTAAATACGGCGTTGATACAAGAGTTAATTATTGTCAGTGTATTAGTTGGTTTGTTTTTATTACATTTACGTTCTTCATTAGTCATTGTTATCAGTTTACCTCTGGGTATTTTGATTGCCTTTATTGTGATGCGCTTTCAAGGCTTAAATGCCAATATTATGTCCTTAGGCGGTATCGCTATTGCGATTGGGGATATGGTCGATGGGGCTATTGTCATGGTCGAAAATGCCCATAAGCATTTGGCCGAGATGCGCGAACAAAAGCAGCGGGATTTGACCTCAGAAGAACGCTGGCAAGCCATTCGTGAAGCCTCAAGTGAAGTAGGGCCGGCTTTATTTTTCTCATTACTGATTATTACTGTCTCGTTTATTCCTATTTTTACCATGCAGGCACAAGAGGGACGTTTATTTAGTCCGCTCGCTTTTACCAAATCGTATGCAATGGGAGCGGCGGCTATTTTAACCGTCACCGTTGTCCCTGTCTTACTAGGCTATTTTATTCGCGGCAAAGTGATACCCGAGCATAAAAACCCCATTAATCGTGGCTTACATTTTCTACATAGCCCCGTTTTAAACATTGCTATGCGTTTTCGGGGGATTACTTTGATTATTGCTGCTCTATTATTAGGCTCGACCTATTACCCTTTGTCGAAAATTGGTAGCGAATTTATGCCGCCTTTAAATGAAGGGGATATTTTATATATGCCCACGACTTTTCCAGGTATATCTATCACTAAAGCCAGAGAGTTACTACAACAAACGGACAAGATTTTAAAAACATTTCCTGAAGTTCACCATGTCTTCGGTAAAGTAGGTCGTGCTGATACGGCTACCGATGCCGCACCATTATCCATGATGGAAACGACGATTCGCCTAAAACCCAAAGATCAATGGCCTGACCCTGATAAAACCATGAAGCAACTGATGAGTGAAATGGATAAGGCTATCCAGTTTCCTGGACTTGCCAATGCCTGGACGATGCCGATTAAAACACGTATTGATATGTTGTCAACGGGTATTAAAACACCGATTGGTATTAAGGTATCAGGTCCCGATTTGAATGTCTTACAAAACCTGTCAGAGCAAATAGAAATGGCGATGAAAAGCCTGCCAGAAACCACCTCCGCATTTGGCGACCGAGCTGTGGGTGGCTATTATATGGATTTTGATATTGATCGTGAAGCCGCTGCACGTTATGGCTTAACCGTCGGTGATGTTCAGGATGTAATACAAAGTGCTATCGGTGGTATGAATATTACCGAAACCGTCGAAGGTCTGGAGCGTTACCCTGTCAACCTGCGTTATCCACGTGAATTACGCGATAATAGGGAAAGCTTAAAACGCGTGTTGATCCCTACACCGACAGGCAGTCAGATTCCTCTAGCATTAGTGGCTGAATTAAAATTAAGACGCGGTCCACCCTCCATTAAAAGTGAAGATGCACGACCTAATGCCTGGATTTATGTGGATATTAGTAGCTCTGATATTGGGGGCTTTGTTGAGCAGGCTAAAAAAGTATTAGCAGAACAGGTTAAAATTCCTGCTGGCTATACCGTCACCTGGTCGGGGCAATTTGAATATATGGAACGGGCAGCAAAACGCTTAAAGATAGTCGTGCCTATTACCCTGATGCTTATTTTCTTTTTACTCTATCTCACCTTTGGTAACATGATGGAACCCGTTATTGTCATGTTAAGTGTTCCTTTTGGATTGATCGGTGGGATCTGGATTGTGTATGTCTATGGTTTTAATTTATCGGTCGCCGTCTATGTCGGATTTATCGCGCTGGCGGGTACCGCAGCAGAAACAGGTGTGATGGTGTTGAACTTTATTGACATAGAAATGGCTAAAGTACGCAAGCAAAAGCAACAACTGTTATCCTCGAAAGAAATAAGAGCAGTGGTTGAATCAGCGACCGCTTTACGTGTTCGCCCTGTTGCCATTACTGCTTTTTCCACCATGATTGGCTTAATTCCCATTATGTGGAGTACTGGGACAGGGGCAGATGTGACCCAACGCATTGCAGCACCGGTATTGGGTGGCATGTTTACAGTGTTGTTACTGACCTTACTGGTTTTTCCTGTGATTTATAGTTTGGTATTAGAATTTCAGGAGTGGATGAAACGACGACAGATTCAGCCTGAAGAAGTTAAGTAA
- a CDS encoding outer membrane protein, heavy metal efflux system: MILPNKTTPFLLLLVLSSIVNAEQAPLLTLQSAVDIAVQDNPSLAQIQARSEALAAIPSQVGTLPDPVISFNALNLPVDTFNLGQENMTQMQGGISQAFPFFGKLALREQAANYQAEAASYDVIEARFRLLRDVKKTWWALFYLDRALEIIIVNQNLLRQFVKIASTKYEVGEGLQQDVLLAQLELSKLLDTEIVLTGAIATTKAQLNALLDLPANHAISLPKKTEEDLPDLQTESVLFAQAESYRALLGSKRETIHAAQSRLDLAKKDYYPDFQVGAFYGGRADTLSGQQRADFLSLKLSMTVPIFAASKQRKAVDQRNSELMQQRYALQDQWNNVRAEISTAYSDFQQTKNQTVLFKSGIIPQARQTVASMLAGYQVNKVDFLNLVRSQITLYNYETQYWKALTQANQALAQLTAVVGKEEIYE, encoded by the coding sequence ATGATTTTACCCAACAAAACCACGCCATTTTTACTGCTACTGGTTTTATCCAGCATTGTTAACGCTGAACAAGCCCCTTTATTAACGCTGCAATCAGCCGTTGATATTGCTGTGCAAGATAACCCCAGTTTGGCACAAATTCAGGCGCGCTCCGAAGCCTTGGCAGCCATACCCTCACAAGTCGGTACTTTACCTGACCCGGTGATTAGTTTTAATGCCTTAAATTTACCAGTGGATACTTTTAATCTAGGTCAGGAAAATATGACCCAGATGCAGGGCGGTATTTCTCAGGCTTTTCCTTTTTTCGGCAAACTCGCCTTACGCGAACAAGCGGCCAATTATCAGGCAGAAGCGGCCAGTTATGATGTCATTGAAGCGCGCTTTCGCCTGCTACGCGACGTTAAAAAGACCTGGTGGGCATTGTTTTATCTGGATCGGGCTTTAGAAATTATTATCGTCAACCAGAACCTGTTACGCCAATTCGTTAAAATTGCGAGCACCAAATATGAAGTCGGTGAAGGCTTGCAACAAGATGTATTATTGGCACAACTAGAACTCTCTAAATTATTAGATACTGAAATTGTACTGACAGGTGCAATAGCCACAACTAAAGCACAATTAAATGCGCTACTTGATCTGCCTGCAAATCATGCAATCAGCTTACCTAAGAAAACAGAAGAAGATTTACCTGACTTGCAAACAGAATCTGTCTTGTTTGCACAGGCGGAATCCTATCGGGCTTTACTCGGTTCCAAGCGTGAGACTATTCATGCAGCACAATCACGCCTTGATCTGGCTAAAAAGGATTATTATCCCGATTTTCAGGTAGGTGCTTTTTATGGCGGGCGAGCCGATACACTTTCTGGCCAGCAACGTGCCGACTTTCTTAGCTTGAAACTCAGTATGACGGTACCTATTTTTGCCGCTAGCAAACAACGTAAAGCCGTTGATCAACGCAATAGTGAACTGATGCAGCAACGCTACGCCTTACAGGATCAGTGGAATAATGTTCGCGCTGAAATCTCAACCGCCTATAGTGATTTTCAGCAAACAAAAAATCAGACCGTATTATTTAAAAGTGGCATTATTCCTCAGGCAAGACAAACCGTCGCCTCCATGCTGGCGGGTTATCAGGTCAACAAAGTTGATTTCTTAAATCTGGTACGTAGCCAGATAACTTTATATAACTATGAAACGCAATACTGGAAGGCTTTAACGCAAGCTAATCAGGCATTGGCACAATTGACTGCCGTGGTTGGCAAGGAAGAAATTTATGAATAA
- a CDS encoding membrane fusion protein, cobalt-zinc-cadmium efflux system yields the protein MKPVNTKLISCVFSLFIFLSILPFAFAEEHGHEHEHGEHEDSEEHEEPGLNFSDAELQEFHIELSQAKSGTINKTLALTGEVIVAPERLFHIVPRVSGVVRKVFKHLGNKVKAGDLLATLSSRELANAKAEFVAAESLLQLANTNLNRERDLYKGNITAKRNYLAAQQVQAEMAIKRKAAEQRLLAIGLTEKSILAVLRSEDKDLTLYELRAPADGVIIKKHAAQGEVLKSDSRSFTVADLSQVWVNLTVYQKDLPFIQQGQQVSISTRFGLSEQQTTAMSQISWLSPVLDEKTRSATARVVINNPDGYWRPGLFVNAKVAIEKNQAEIVIPLSALQTVDGQTIIFLQHEDGDFEPQAVQTGRSDFQQIEIIQGLKQGQTYVSQNPFSLKAQLQKGEFGEGHSH from the coding sequence ATGAAGCCAGTCAATACAAAATTAATATCCTGTGTTTTTTCCCTATTCATTTTTTTATCTATACTGCCTTTCGCTTTTGCCGAGGAACATGGACATGAACATGAACATGGGGAACACGAAGACAGTGAAGAGCATGAAGAGCCTGGGCTTAATTTTTCGGATGCTGAATTGCAAGAGTTCCATATAGAACTCTCTCAGGCAAAATCAGGCACGATTAATAAAACGCTGGCACTAACAGGCGAAGTTATTGTTGCACCTGAACGTTTGTTTCATATTGTCCCACGTGTTTCAGGTGTGGTACGGAAGGTATTTAAACATTTAGGCAATAAGGTTAAGGCAGGTGATCTTTTAGCCACACTTTCTAGTCGTGAACTGGCAAATGCCAAAGCGGAATTTGTCGCTGCAGAAAGTCTACTACAGCTAGCGAATACCAACCTGAATCGTGAGCGGGATTTGTACAAAGGTAATATCACAGCAAAGCGTAACTATCTAGCAGCTCAGCAAGTTCAAGCTGAAATGGCTATTAAACGTAAAGCGGCCGAACAGCGGCTATTGGCTATCGGTTTGACTGAAAAGTCTATTCTTGCTGTGTTGCGTAGTGAAGATAAAGATTTAACCTTATATGAATTACGCGCACCTGCCGATGGTGTCATTATTAAAAAACATGCAGCCCAAGGTGAGGTATTAAAAAGCGATAGTCGTAGTTTTACAGTCGCTGATTTATCTCAAGTCTGGGTAAACCTAACGGTTTATCAAAAAGATTTACCCTTTATTCAACAAGGACAACAGGTATCGATCAGCACTCGCTTTGGACTATCGGAACAACAAACAACCGCAATGAGTCAAATCAGTTGGCTCAGTCCTGTTTTAGATGAAAAAACCCGTAGCGCAACCGCCAGGGTTGTAATTAATAATCCTGATGGATATTGGCGGCCAGGGTTGTTTGTTAACGCTAAAGTTGCCATTGAAAAAAATCAGGCTGAAATTGTGATTCCTTTATCCGCGTTGCAAACCGTTGATGGGCAAACTATTATTTTTTTACAACATGAGGACGGTGACTTTGAACCCCAAGCGGTACAAACCGGACGTAGCGATTTTCAACAAATTGAAATTATCCAGGGCTTAAAACAGGGTCAAACCTATGTGAGTCAAAATCCCTTTTCCTTGAAAGCACAGTTGCAGAAAGGTGAATTTGGTGAAGGACACAGTCATTAA
- a CDS encoding membrane fusion protein, Cu(I)/Ag(I) efflux system encodes MNKSVLIIAPIMLTVGLAGGYWFATSNQVNKASTTITTDKKILFYRNPMNPSVTSPIPAKDSMGMDYVPVFAEQEKPKTRKILFYRSPMNPSVTSPTPTKDSMGMDYVPVYAEDDSDTEAPAGTVKINGTMIQTIGVRTAKAVKTSLSHTVRAVGRVTYDEEHMVHLHPKIEGWIEHLNVDKTGQWVKKDTDLLSIYSPQLVSSQQEYILALSNLKALENSPIEDIRRGAEELVASSRERLKLLDVPEHQLRELQRNHKVKKSLHIHAPEDGIVMKIGAREGQFVTPATEIYMISDLRKIWVYADIYEYELPWVKEGDPVEMQLAGIPGRTFKGHLAYIYPYAESKTRTIKVRLVFDNKELLLKPEMFAEVTIYADKQMDAIVIPSEAVIRSGARNQVFIVREPGKFEPRLVTLGLESNGKVIVLKGVNAGESVVTSAQFLIDSESKLREATAKMLDDVMGEKSVDTDKPSINPENMNHEGMNHEGMKHEGMNPENMNHEGMKHEGMNPENMNHEGMNHEGMNHEGMNHEGMNHEGMNHEGMNHEGMNHEGMNHEGMNHEGMNHEGMNHKGMNHEGMNPEGMNHEGMNHEGMNHEGMNHNAQGDKK; translated from the coding sequence ATGAATAAGTCTGTATTAATTATCGCACCCATTATGTTAACAGTAGGGTTAGCCGGTGGTTATTGGTTCGCTACCTCAAACCAGGTAAACAAAGCAAGCACAACAATAACTACCGATAAAAAAATACTATTTTATCGTAACCCTATGAACCCTTCTGTAACCTCTCCTATTCCAGCCAAAGATTCTATGGGGATGGATTACGTTCCTGTTTTTGCAGAACAGGAAAAGCCAAAAACACGTAAGATATTATTTTACCGTAGCCCGATGAATCCGTCTGTCACATCACCCACTCCCACTAAAGATTCGATGGGTATGGATTATGTCCCCGTTTATGCGGAAGATGACAGTGATACAGAAGCTCCTGCAGGTACCGTTAAAATTAATGGCACAATGATACAAACGATCGGTGTACGTACCGCTAAAGCTGTTAAAACATCGTTATCCCATACCGTGCGTGCTGTTGGCAGAGTTACCTATGATGAAGAACACATGGTACATCTACATCCTAAAATCGAAGGCTGGATTGAACATTTAAATGTGGATAAAACAGGCCAGTGGGTGAAAAAGGATACTGATTTACTAAGTATCTATTCACCGCAATTAGTATCCAGTCAGCAAGAATATATTCTTGCTTTAAGTAACTTGAAAGCATTAGAAAATAGCCCGATTGAAGATATTCGACGTGGCGCAGAAGAACTGGTTGCCAGTTCCAGGGAACGTCTGAAACTGCTGGATGTTCCTGAGCATCAATTACGCGAATTACAGCGTAACCATAAAGTGAAAAAAAGCTTACATATCCATGCCCCCGAAGATGGCATTGTGATGAAAATTGGAGCCCGTGAAGGCCAGTTTGTGACACCCGCCACTGAAATTTATATGATTTCTGATTTACGCAAGATCTGGGTTTACGCCGATATTTATGAATATGAACTCCCTTGGGTCAAAGAAGGCGATCCAGTTGAAATGCAGCTGGCGGGTATACCCGGAAGAACCTTTAAAGGACATTTGGCTTATATCTATCCCTATGCCGAGTCTAAAACACGCACCATCAAAGTGCGCCTGGTTTTTGATAATAAGGAATTGCTATTAAAACCTGAGATGTTTGCTGAAGTGACTATTTATGCGGACAAGCAAATGGATGCTATCGTTATTCCTTCTGAGGCAGTTATTCGTTCAGGTGCGCGTAATCAGGTTTTTATCGTGCGAGAGCCAGGTAAATTTGAACCTAGGTTAGTCACTCTTGGGCTTGAGTCGAATGGAAAAGTCATTGTATTAAAAGGTGTTAATGCAGGGGAGAGCGTTGTCACTTCTGCACAATTTTTAATAGACTCGGAATCAAAATTACGTGAAGCGACGGCTAAAATGCTTGATGATGTGATGGGGGAAAAGTCAGTTGATACTGATAAACCTTCAATCAACCCTGAAAATATGAATCATGAAGGTATGAATCACGAAGGTATGAAACATGAAGGTATGAACCCTGAAAATATGAATCATGAAGGTATGAAGCACGAAGGTATGAACCCTGAAAATATGAATCATGAAGGCATGAATCATGAAGGTATGAATCATGAAGGCATGAATCATGAAGGCATGAATCATGAAGGCATGAATCATGAAGGCATGAATCATGAAGGCATGAATCATGAAGGTATGAATCATGAAGGCATGAATCATGAAGGTATGAATCATGAAGGTATGAATCACAAAGGTATGAATCATGAAGGTATGAACCCTGAAGGTATGAATCATGAAGGTATGAATCATGAAGGTATGAATCATGAAGGTATGAACCATAACGCTCAAGGAGATAAAAAATGA
- a CDS encoding outer membrane protein, cobalt-zinc-cadmium efflux system, which translates to MNPRVKKNAYVCEIVSLTALGFCLSFSEAYAEAVDNDSRHPLNLQPPNITAQHPAALTPIKEPTGQLVLAQALALVLTGNPELAAFSGEIRAREAATLQASLMPNPVFNVKALNFGNNAFKDFDGDTVMIKLSQLVELGGKRAARTKAASLNQELADWDYESKRIDILTQTTQTFIGVLTAQKRLTLQQQLLKLSTQVLDTAISQVKAGNVTPLEETKARVAEASSRVELMRAQRELVTARQQLAATWGSDNPQFTRVAGDLDSIDEPPTLESLFQRVQSNPDLARWGTEMTQRQAVIAREKSKAIPNVNLSLGLVQKVIPGDTAMMAAFSIPIQLFDRNQGNIQEAEQRLSKAVDVRRNVKVQIATALNTAYQQLDAAYITVTTLRQEVIPGAESAFKAASRGYRLGKFDFLDVLDAQRTLFRVKAQYLQALSDYHLSVNSTERLIGGSLNPSSIQMSEDSQ; encoded by the coding sequence ATGAACCCACGAGTAAAAAAGAATGCTTACGTGTGCGAGATAGTCTCGCTCACGGCGCTAGGATTTTGTTTATCCTTTTCAGAAGCTTATGCAGAAGCAGTCGATAATGACTCTCGGCATCCGCTTAACTTACAGCCACCCAATATAACGGCACAGCACCCTGCTGCTTTAACACCTATTAAAGAACCAACGGGACAACTGGTGTTAGCACAAGCACTGGCATTGGTATTAACGGGTAATCCCGAACTTGCTGCCTTTTCAGGGGAGATCCGGGCACGCGAAGCGGCAACATTACAAGCGAGTCTGATGCCTAATCCAGTATTTAACGTCAAGGCATTAAACTTTGGTAACAATGCCTTTAAAGATTTTGATGGAGATACCGTCATGATAAAGCTGAGTCAATTAGTTGAGCTAGGCGGTAAACGAGCCGCCCGAACCAAAGCCGCATCACTGAATCAGGAACTGGCTGACTGGGATTATGAAAGCAAGCGGATTGATATTTTGACTCAGACAACCCAGACATTTATCGGGGTGTTGACGGCTCAAAAGCGTCTGACTTTGCAACAGCAATTATTAAAGCTGTCTACTCAAGTTCTGGATACTGCCATCTCTCAGGTAAAAGCAGGTAACGTCACACCATTGGAAGAAACCAAAGCTCGGGTGGCAGAGGCTTCATCGCGGGTCGAATTGATGCGTGCGCAAAGAGAATTAGTGACGGCTAGGCAACAATTGGCAGCGACTTGGGGGAGCGATAATCCCCAGTTTACTCGCGTAGCAGGAGATCTGGACAGTATTGATGAGCCACCAACACTGGAATCTTTATTTCAACGAGTCCAGAGTAATCCTGACTTAGCGCGTTGGGGCACGGAAATGACCCAGCGACAAGCTGTTATTGCCAGAGAGAAATCTAAAGCCATTCCTAATGTTAATCTATCATTGGGACTTGTTCAAAAAGTCATCCCTGGTGATACGGCAATGATGGCTGCCTTTTCTATTCCCATACAGCTATTTGACCGCAACCAAGGGAACATTCAGGAAGCGGAACAACGACTTAGCAAAGCAGTGGATGTACGCCGTAATGTTAAAGTGCAAATAGCCACTGCACTCAATACTGCTTATCAACAATTAGATGCCGCCTATATCACGGTGACAACCTTACGTCAGGAAGTGATACCAGGTGCTGAAAGTGCATTTAAGGCTGCCAGTCGGGGTTATCGCTTGGGTAAATTTGACTTTCTTGATGTACTCGATGCGCAACGTACATTATTCCGTGTGAAAGCACAATATTTACAGGCGTTGTCAGATTATCACCTGAGTGTAAACAGTACTGAACGATTAATCGGTGGAAGTCTCAATCCATCGTCTATACAAATGAGCGAGGACAGCCAATGA
- a CDS encoding two-component system, OmpR family, copper resistance phosphate regulon response regulator CusR → MQENLLHIFQNHIQANFEQSETHNNLFFLMHILIIEDQYKTASFLSKGLTEEGFVVDIATDGLDGQHNIDHIHYDLIILDVMLPGKDGWSILEDLRRVKKQTPVLLLTARDSVADKVKGLELGADDYLVKPFAFSELLARIRSILRRGPVREINIINIVDLEIDAVKHQVKRNGIRIDLTPKEFQLLLLMARRQGEVLSRTFIAEQIWEINFNSDTNVVDVAVRRLRRKVDDDFEHKLIHTVRGVGYVFEKR, encoded by the coding sequence ATGCAAGAGAATCTTTTGCACATATTTCAAAACCACATACAAGCTAATTTTGAACAGTCTGAAACACACAATAATCTATTTTTTCTTATGCATATTCTGATCATTGAAGATCAATACAAAACCGCTTCTTTTTTGTCTAAAGGATTAACAGAAGAAGGCTTTGTGGTTGATATTGCGACTGATGGCCTGGATGGACAGCATAATATTGACCATATTCATTATGACCTGATTATTCTGGATGTGATGCTACCCGGTAAAGATGGCTGGTCAATTCTTGAAGATTTACGGCGGGTAAAAAAACAAACGCCGGTTTTATTATTAACAGCAAGAGATAGCGTTGCAGATAAGGTCAAAGGTTTAGAGCTGGGAGCAGATGATTATCTGGTCAAACCCTTTGCTTTTTCTGAGTTGCTGGCTCGTATTCGCTCTATATTACGGAGAGGTCCTGTACGTGAAATCAATATTATCAACATTGTTGATCTGGAAATTGATGCCGTAAAACATCAGGTTAAACGCAATGGGATTCGTATTGATTTAACGCCTAAGGAGTTTCAGTTGTTGCTGTTAATGGCTCGAAGACAAGGTGAGGTTCTATCGCGTACTTTTATCGCCGAGCAAATTTGGGAGATTAATTTTAACAGTGATACCAATGTTGTTGATGTCGCTGTTAGACGGCTAAGACGTAAAGTTGATGATGATTTTGAGCATAAATTAATTCACACTGTGCGAGGCGTTGGTTATGTTTTCGAAAAGCGCTAA